Proteins encoded together in one Catellatospora citrea window:
- a CDS encoding 2-hydroxymuconic semialdehyde dehydrogenase, whose protein sequence is MNWDPMLMTGRPAGAPGLLRNFVGGEFVSADRTFAKVSPVTGEKIFDVAEADASTVDAAVSAARRALRGPWGRMSEGERAAVLRRVADELERRFDDLVTAEVADTGKSISQARTLDIPRGAANFRAFADIVATAPTESFMTTTAAGGRALNYAVRKPVGVVAIIVPWNLPLLLLTWKLAPALACGNAVIVKPSEETPSSATLLAEVMAAAGVPEGVFNLVHGFGPDSAGEFLTKHPGVDAITFTGESATGSAIMRAAADGVKAVSFELGGKNAGLVFPDADLDAAVAGSVRSSFTNGGQVCLCTERLYVHRSVFDEFADRLAKQASELAFGWPHEEATVNMPLISRQHRDKVLGYYDLARAEGATVLAGGGVPSFGDARDGGAYVQPTVLTGLAQDARVNREEIFGPVCSLMPFDDEDEAYALANDSAYGLASTVWTRDVGRAHRAGSRLDAGLVWVNTWFLRDLRTPFGGVKASGVGREGGVHSLAFYSELTNVCVDLS, encoded by the coding sequence ATGAACTGGGATCCGATGCTGATGACCGGCCGTCCGGCCGGTGCGCCGGGGCTGCTGCGCAACTTCGTCGGCGGGGAGTTCGTTTCGGCGGACAGGACGTTCGCGAAGGTGTCGCCGGTGACCGGCGAGAAGATCTTCGACGTCGCCGAGGCCGACGCGTCGACCGTGGACGCGGCGGTCAGCGCCGCGCGTAGGGCCCTGCGCGGGCCGTGGGGGCGGATGAGCGAGGGCGAGCGCGCGGCGGTGCTGCGGCGGGTCGCCGACGAGCTGGAGCGGCGCTTCGACGACCTGGTCACGGCCGAGGTCGCGGACACCGGCAAGAGCATCTCGCAGGCCCGTACGCTCGACATCCCGCGCGGCGCGGCCAACTTCCGGGCCTTCGCCGACATCGTGGCGACCGCGCCCACCGAGTCGTTCATGACCACGACGGCGGCCGGTGGCCGCGCACTGAACTACGCGGTACGCAAGCCGGTGGGCGTGGTCGCGATCATCGTGCCCTGGAACCTGCCGCTGCTGCTGCTCACCTGGAAGCTCGCCCCGGCACTGGCCTGCGGCAACGCGGTGATCGTGAAGCCGTCGGAGGAGACCCCGTCGTCGGCGACGCTGCTGGCCGAGGTGATGGCCGCCGCGGGCGTGCCCGAGGGTGTGTTCAACCTGGTCCACGGCTTCGGCCCGGACTCGGCCGGCGAGTTCCTGACCAAGCACCCCGGCGTGGACGCGATCACGTTCACCGGCGAGTCGGCCACCGGCAGCGCGATCATGCGCGCCGCGGCCGACGGGGTGAAGGCGGTCTCGTTCGAGCTGGGCGGCAAGAACGCCGGCCTGGTCTTCCCGGACGCCGACCTCGACGCGGCGGTGGCCGGCTCGGTGCGGTCCAGCTTCACCAACGGCGGCCAGGTCTGCCTCTGCACCGAGCGGCTGTACGTGCACCGCTCGGTCTTCGACGAGTTCGCCGACCGGCTCGCCAAACAGGCCTCCGAGCTGGCCTTCGGCTGGCCGCACGAGGAGGCCACGGTGAACATGCCGCTGATCTCGCGGCAGCACCGGGACAAGGTGCTCGGCTATTACGACCTGGCCCGCGCCGAGGGCGCGACCGTGCTCGCGGGTGGCGGAGTGCCGAGCTTCGGCGACGCCCGCGACGGCGGCGCGTACGTGCAGCCGACCGTGCTGACCGGGCTGGCCCAGGACGCGCGGGTCAACCGCGAGGAGATCTTCGGACCGGTGTGCAGCCTGATGCCGTTCGACGACGAGGACGAGGCGTACGCGCTGGCCAACGACAGCGCGTACGGCCTGGCCAGCACGGTGTGGACGCGGGACGTGGGCCGGGCGCACCGGGCCGGGTCGCGCCTGGACGCCGGGCTGGTCTGGGTGAACACCTGGTTCCTGCGCGACCTGCGCACCCCGTTCGGCGGGGTGAAGGCCTCCGGCGTGGGCCGCGAGGGCGGCGTGCACTCGCTGGCCTTCTACTCAGAACTGACCAACGTCTGCGTGGACCTGTCGTGA
- a CDS encoding FAD-dependent oxidoreductase — translation MTTEPRAGESGTAAKNVAVVGAGLAGSLLACYLARRGYTVTMYERRPDPRTGKVERGRSINLALSERGLDALRRIDLDHSVMADALPMRGRMIHPVEGEPGFQPYSSDGERAINSISRGALNNALLEAATALPNVTAHFDHRLTGLDPKTGEMRFDTPHGAAEAQADVVIGTDGFSSAVRGQLLAHTGLTESLDFLEHGYKELTIPARDGEFAMDPGALHIWPRGASMMIALPNPDRSFTCTLFWPTGGTNAFASLSSPAAIEKHFAQVYPDVIELAPNLVDDYLHNPVGVLGTVRCSPWHAYGRVGLLGDAAHAIVPFYGQGANCAFEDVVELDRILDETGDDWDRALPEFEARRRANTEAIAQMALENFVEMRDKVASPVFQAQKKVEHALERALPGRYVSRYELVSFSTTPYAQVQQRVRRQQRLLGAAAGAVVLAVGALAAFAFRKGTGA, via the coding sequence ATGACCACCGAGCCGAGGGCCGGCGAGTCCGGGACCGCCGCGAAGAACGTCGCCGTGGTCGGCGCGGGCCTGGCGGGCAGCCTGCTGGCCTGCTATCTGGCCCGCCGGGGCTACACCGTGACGATGTACGAGCGCCGCCCCGACCCGCGCACCGGCAAGGTCGAGCGGGGGCGCTCGATCAACCTGGCGCTGTCCGAGCGCGGCCTGGACGCGCTGCGCCGCATCGACCTGGACCACTCGGTGATGGCCGACGCGCTGCCGATGCGCGGCCGGATGATCCACCCCGTCGAGGGTGAGCCGGGCTTCCAGCCCTACAGCAGCGACGGTGAGCGGGCGATCAACTCGATCAGCCGCGGCGCGCTGAACAACGCCCTGCTGGAGGCGGCCACCGCGCTCCCGAACGTGACCGCGCACTTCGACCACCGGCTGACCGGCCTGGACCCGAAGACCGGGGAGATGCGTTTCGACACCCCGCACGGCGCGGCGGAGGCGCAGGCCGACGTGGTCATCGGCACCGACGGCTTCAGCTCCGCGGTACGCGGCCAGCTGCTCGCGCACACCGGTCTGACCGAGAGCCTGGACTTCCTGGAGCACGGCTACAAGGAGCTGACCATCCCGGCCCGCGACGGCGAGTTCGCGATGGACCCGGGCGCGCTGCACATCTGGCCGCGCGGCGCGTCGATGATGATCGCGCTGCCGAACCCGGACCGCTCCTTCACCTGCACCCTGTTCTGGCCGACCGGCGGCACCAACGCGTTCGCGTCGTTGAGCAGCCCGGCCGCGATCGAGAAGCACTTCGCGCAGGTGTACCCGGACGTGATCGAGCTGGCCCCGAACCTGGTCGACGACTACCTGCACAACCCGGTGGGCGTGCTGGGCACGGTGCGGTGCAGCCCGTGGCACGCGTACGGCCGGGTGGGCCTGCTCGGCGACGCCGCGCACGCCATCGTGCCGTTCTACGGCCAGGGTGCGAACTGCGCCTTCGAGGACGTCGTCGAGCTGGACCGCATCCTCGACGAGACCGGCGACGACTGGGACCGGGCGCTGCCCGAGTTCGAGGCGCGCCGCCGCGCGAACACCGAGGCGATCGCGCAGATGGCGCTGGAGAACTTCGTGGAGATGCGGGACAAGGTCGCCTCCCCGGTGTTCCAGGCGCAGAAGAAGGTCGAGCACGCGCTGGAGCGGGCACTGCCCGGCCGGTACGTGTCACGCTACGAGCTGGTGTCGTTCTCGACCACGCCGTACGCCCAGGTCCAGCAGCGGGTGCGCCGCCAGCAGCGGTTGCTCGGCGCCGCGGCGGGTGCGGTCGTGCTGGCCGTGGGCGCGCTGGCCGCGTTCGCCTTCCGGAAGGGCACTGGGGCATGA
- the kynU gene encoding kynureninase produces MTFTEQDARRRDQADPGHRDLFLVPPAEGGAYPETAYMAGNSLGLQPRATRDELLGDLDAWAQLGVEGHLEAARPWLPYHELLTEQAARLVGALPAEAVVMNSLTVNLHLLMVSFYRPAGARTRIVIEDAAFPSDSYAVRSQARFHGLDPDTTVVRLRPRAGEDTLRTEDVLAFLRAEGDTVALVMLGGVNFLTGELMDIPAITAAGRAAGAVVGWDLAHAAGNVPLRLHEWDVDFAAWCSYKYLNSGPGALGGVFVHERHLGDPDLPRFEGWWSTEASTRFEMTPTSRPPATVEAWQISNPPIFAMGPVRTSLDLFDKIGMDALRERSLRLTAYLESLLDEVLPGRPLQQVTPRDPARRGCQLSVRTTGMGANELARRLRHEHGVIADARQPDIVRFAPVPLYSTYHDCWRVAQALAAIFPTDAQGAAATPEEGR; encoded by the coding sequence ATGACGTTCACTGAGCAGGACGCGCGGCGTCGGGACCAGGCCGACCCCGGCCACCGTGACCTCTTCCTGGTGCCGCCGGCCGAGGGCGGGGCCTATCCGGAGACGGCCTACATGGCCGGGAACTCGCTCGGGTTGCAGCCCCGGGCCACCCGGGACGAGCTCCTGGGCGATCTCGACGCCTGGGCGCAGCTCGGGGTGGAGGGGCACCTGGAGGCGGCGCGGCCTTGGCTGCCGTACCACGAGCTGCTGACCGAGCAGGCCGCGCGGCTGGTCGGGGCGCTGCCCGCCGAAGCCGTGGTGATGAATTCGCTGACGGTCAACCTGCACCTGCTGATGGTGTCGTTCTACCGCCCGGCGGGCGCACGCACCCGCATCGTGATCGAGGACGCGGCGTTCCCGTCCGACAGCTACGCGGTGCGCAGCCAGGCCCGCTTCCACGGCCTGGACCCCGACACCACCGTGGTACGCCTGCGCCCGCGCGCCGGGGAGGACACCCTGCGCACCGAGGACGTGCTCGCGTTCCTGCGCGCCGAGGGCGACACGGTCGCCCTGGTCATGCTCGGCGGGGTCAACTTCCTCACCGGTGAACTGATGGACATCCCGGCGATCACCGCGGCGGGCCGGGCCGCGGGCGCGGTCGTCGGCTGGGACCTCGCGCACGCGGCGGGCAACGTGCCGCTGCGGCTGCACGAGTGGGACGTCGACTTCGCGGCCTGGTGCTCGTACAAGTACCTCAACTCCGGCCCCGGCGCGCTGGGCGGCGTCTTCGTGCACGAGCGGCACCTCGGCGACCCCGACCTGCCCCGCTTCGAGGGCTGGTGGAGCACCGAGGCGTCCACGCGCTTCGAGATGACGCCGACCTCGCGCCCGCCGGCCACGGTCGAGGCGTGGCAGATCTCCAACCCGCCGATCTTCGCGATGGGCCCGGTGCGCACGTCCCTCGACCTGTTCGACAAGATCGGCATGGACGCGCTGCGCGAGCGCAGCCTGCGCCTGACCGCATACCTGGAGAGCCTGCTCGACGAGGTGCTGCCGGGGCGGCCGTTGCAGCAGGTCACGCCGCGTGACCCGGCGCGGCGGGGGTGCCAGCTGTCGGTGCGTACCACCGGGATGGGCGCCAACGAGCTGGCCCGGCGGCTGCGCCACGAGCACGGCGTGATCGCCGACGCGCGCCAGCCCGACATCGTGCGCTTCGCGCCGGTGCCGCTGTACTCGACCTATCACGACTGCTGGCGGGTCGCCCAGGCGCTCGCCGCGATCTTCCCGACCGACGCGCAGGGCGCGGCGGCGACGCCGGAGGAGGGGCGATGA
- a CDS encoding tryptophan 2,3-dioxygenase, whose protein sequence is MTAPSTTTAAVRPATAAERAERAEANGGEPTLEFAQRTPYDAYVHASTLHTLQQTLSKDPGEMSFLMISQVMELYFGLVRFELRETQRLLAEDDVYGALAPLRRTALHLDGLNAAWNALHWMTPADFNRFRNLLGEGSGFQSAMYRHLEFLLGLKTASLIRPFQRQDEVYHDLLATLHGTSVWDDVIALLARQGFDIPADLLARDFATEHEAHPAVEAAWVRIYGDESPDNHLRLLGEALTDVAERFDDWRYKHLKAVARTMGAKVGSGGSNGYAWLQRSLSRTVFPELWSARTAM, encoded by the coding sequence GTGACCGCTCCATCGACGACGACCGCCGCCGTACGCCCCGCGACCGCGGCCGAGCGCGCCGAGCGCGCCGAAGCCAACGGCGGCGAGCCGACCCTGGAGTTCGCGCAGCGCACGCCGTATGACGCGTACGTGCACGCGAGCACCCTGCACACGCTGCAGCAGACGCTGAGCAAGGACCCGGGCGAGATGTCCTTCCTCATGATCAGCCAGGTGATGGAACTGTACTTCGGGCTGGTGCGCTTCGAGCTGCGCGAGACCCAGCGGCTGCTGGCCGAGGACGACGTCTACGGCGCGCTCGCCCCGCTGCGGCGCACCGCGCTGCACCTGGACGGGCTCAACGCGGCCTGGAACGCGCTGCACTGGATGACGCCCGCCGACTTCAACCGCTTCCGCAACCTGCTCGGCGAGGGCTCGGGCTTCCAGTCGGCGATGTACCGGCACCTGGAGTTCCTGCTCGGGCTGAAGACGGCGTCGCTGATCCGCCCGTTCCAGCGCCAGGACGAGGTGTACCACGACCTGCTGGCGACCCTGCACGGCACGAGCGTCTGGGACGACGTGATCGCGCTGCTCGCCCGCCAGGGCTTCGACATCCCCGCCGACCTGCTGGCGCGCGACTTCGCGACCGAGCACGAGGCCCACCCGGCGGTCGAGGCGGCCTGGGTGCGCATCTACGGTGACGAGAGCCCGGACAACCACCTGCGCCTGCTCGGCGAGGCGCTGACCGACGTCGCCGAGCGCTTCGACGACTGGCGCTACAAGCACCTCAAGGCCGTGGCCCGCACCATGGGCGCGAAGGTCGGCAGCGGCGGCTCCAACGGCTACGCCTGGCTCCAGCGCAGCCTGTCCCGCACCGTCTTCCCCGAACTCTGGTCCGCCCGCACCGCCATGTAA
- a CDS encoding Lrp/AsnC family transcriptional regulator translates to MDDMDWALLRELQEDARLSFSELSRRVHLSPPAVAERVRRLEESGVIAGYRAHVDLTAAGRPVVALIQMSCYGPGCVLRDPAVPEWPEILEIHRITGDACSVLKVAATSMDAFEALIDRLAPHGRPSSTLILSTPLAWRPLTPPPTP, encoded by the coding sequence GTGGACGACATGGATTGGGCGCTGCTGCGCGAGCTGCAGGAGGACGCCCGGCTGTCCTTCAGCGAGCTGTCCCGGCGGGTGCACCTGTCCCCGCCGGCGGTCGCCGAGCGGGTGCGGCGGCTGGAGGAGTCGGGGGTGATCGCCGGCTACCGGGCGCACGTGGACCTGACCGCGGCGGGCCGCCCGGTCGTCGCGCTGATCCAGATGTCCTGCTACGGCCCGGGCTGCGTGCTGCGCGACCCGGCGGTGCCGGAGTGGCCGGAGATCCTGGAGATCCACCGCATCACCGGCGACGCGTGCAGCGTCCTCAAGGTCGCCGCGACCTCCATGGACGCCTTCGAGGCCCTCATCGACCGCCTCGCCCCCCACGGCCGCCCCTCAAGCACCCTCATCCTCTCCACCCCCCTCGCCTGGCGCCCCCTCACCCCACCCCCGACCCCGTAA
- a CDS encoding class F sortase — MLRRLRGPLAAVLLLVGLFSVGIGLGKANGYSFAELFRGPGKAPPGEFPVLGPSRPLRIQIPAIKVKAYIHGVGLDERGAIDTPSLLLRNEAGWFDDGPSPGQYGPAIIVGHVDTKDSPGVFHRLDELKPGAKIEITRRDNKVTVFEVNTVERFSKQSLPVDRIYHDYTRPGLRLITCGGRWVGGELGYADNIVVFASLVSTHRA; from the coding sequence GTGCTGCGCCGTCTGCGCGGCCCGCTGGCCGCGGTGCTGCTCCTGGTCGGGTTGTTCAGCGTCGGGATCGGGCTGGGCAAGGCCAACGGCTACTCGTTCGCCGAGCTGTTCCGGGGACCGGGCAAGGCTCCGCCGGGCGAGTTCCCGGTGCTCGGCCCGAGCCGCCCGCTGCGGATCCAGATCCCCGCGATCAAGGTCAAGGCGTACATCCACGGCGTGGGCCTGGACGAGCGCGGCGCGATCGACACGCCGTCGCTGCTGCTGCGCAACGAGGCCGGCTGGTTCGACGACGGGCCCTCCCCCGGCCAGTACGGACCGGCGATCATCGTCGGGCACGTGGACACCAAGGACTCCCCCGGCGTCTTCCACCGCCTCGACGAGCTGAAGCCCGGCGCGAAGATCGAGATCACGCGCCGGGACAACAAGGTCACCGTGTTCGAGGTCAACACCGTCGAGCGGTTCAGCAAGCAGAGCCTGCCCGTCGACCGGATCTACCACGACTACACCCGGCCCGGGCTGCGGCTGATCACCTGCGGGGGGCGCTGGGTGGGCGGCGAGCTGGGCTACGCCGACAACATCGTGGTGTTCGCGAGCCTGGTCAGCACGCACAGGGCCTGA
- a CDS encoding mechanosensitive ion channel family protein, producing the protein MPLSLLAPDPSETPSTACLGDPLCKAVYNFSDSQWLADGGYYVLIKPLRIVVIIVVAMIARALLNHTINKIVARTAQGKVPTMLRPIREKVPVSVLNAGSMFPERRRQRAEAIGSVLRSMVTVAVFSVAFLIVLSEFSIDVAPLIASLGIVGVALGFGAQSLVKDLIAGLFMLLEDQYGVGDVIDTGEAVGVVESVGLRTVTIRDGRGVIWYVRNGEIIRIGNKSQGWATVMIDVPIGFVGVEEATSVLREAVDAFAHDPEWSADFVEPPQVLGVENISVDGAVIRTVCKTSADRQWDLQREMRRRLTEALEASGIAAQMQASRALRASVPAEEPPTA; encoded by the coding sequence ATGCCGTTGAGCCTTCTCGCCCCCGACCCCTCGGAGACGCCGTCCACCGCGTGCCTGGGGGATCCCCTCTGCAAGGCCGTGTACAACTTCTCCGACTCGCAGTGGCTGGCCGACGGCGGCTACTACGTCCTGATCAAGCCGCTGCGCATCGTCGTCATCATTGTCGTGGCGATGATCGCCCGCGCGCTGCTGAACCACACGATCAACAAGATCGTGGCCCGCACCGCGCAGGGCAAGGTGCCGACCATGCTGCGGCCGATCCGGGAGAAGGTGCCGGTCTCGGTGCTGAACGCCGGGAGCATGTTCCCCGAGCGCCGCCGCCAGCGCGCCGAGGCCATCGGCTCGGTGCTCAGGAGCATGGTCACCGTTGCGGTGTTCTCGGTCGCCTTCCTGATCGTGCTCAGCGAGTTCTCCATCGACGTCGCGCCGCTCATCGCGAGCCTCGGCATCGTCGGCGTGGCCCTGGGCTTCGGCGCACAGTCGCTGGTCAAGGACCTGATAGCGGGCCTGTTCATGCTGCTGGAGGACCAGTACGGCGTGGGCGACGTGATCGACACCGGCGAGGCCGTCGGCGTGGTCGAGTCGGTCGGCCTGCGCACGGTCACCATCCGCGACGGCCGCGGCGTCATCTGGTACGTGCGCAACGGTGAGATCATCCGCATCGGCAACAAGAGCCAGGGCTGGGCCACCGTCATGATCGACGTGCCGATCGGCTTCGTCGGCGTGGAGGAGGCGACCTCGGTGCTGCGCGAGGCGGTCGACGCCTTCGCCCACGATCCCGAGTGGTCCGCCGACTTCGTGGAGCCGCCGCAGGTGCTGGGCGTCGAGAACATCAGCGTGGACGGCGCGGTGATCCGCACCGTGTGCAAGACCTCCGCCGACCGGCAGTGGGACCTGCAGCGGGAGATGCGCCGCCGGCTCACCGAGGCGCTCGAGGCCTCGGGCATCGCGGCGCAGATGCAGGCGTCCCGCGCGCTGCGGGCGTCGGTGCCCGCCGAGGAGCCGCCCACCGCCTGA